The Glycine max cultivar Williams 82 chromosome 17, Glycine_max_v4.0, whole genome shotgun sequence genome contains the following window.
TGCACGTGTGGCAGATGAACAAAAAATTTGAGCAAATTGCTAGAGCCTCCATGCAATCTACTTTGATTGATTTCAAAGTTCAAATACAAACCAATGGATACCACAGCTAATTGGAAAGTGTTCTCAAAGCTAATATCCTCAAATTTACCTCCAATGTCAAAAAACAGGAGATTCGGTGCATCAATATTCAGATTAGTGAAGCCATCAAAGTTCATCAATGTCAACCGTTCAAGCAAAGGGCAGCTGGATATCAAGTTTTCAAAAACATCCTGAGCCAAGGTAACATGTTGCAGATCAAGACTCTTCAAGTTCTTGAAGCCTTGAAATGTTGACGGAGGTTTAAGCcaacaattaaataattctaAATGAGTCAAACtttgacaagaaaataaacaagAGTGGATCTTATAACGTTGCCCTTTCCAGATTTCCAGCACAAACTCTTTGATAGACTTTCTGCATAGATGAAGAGTCCAACGATCGATATCAGTCACACCAATGAGATCACGATGGGAGAGCTTGAACTTGTTGATTGGCCCAGAATGGAGTAGCAGTACGTGATCTATAATCCTCAAAAGCTTGTTCTTGATAATCATATGGTCCTGAGAAGCCACCGAGACGCAATGGGTATCGAACACAAGAATCGGTAGTGTGGCCCATTTGTACCTCCATTTGCTAGATAAAACACTTGTTCTCACTGCTTCCCTAATTGACAAATGTGACAGAACTTGGTCTATCACGTGCCCCGGTAAGCAACTGATTCTGTCTGGCTCCACATCAGTTAGGCAAGGAGACCGGGGTTGCTCTCTCCGctatattcaaattcaaacacaGAACACATGAATCAGACTAAAAACTAGGTTCCCACTTaccatatatgtatatattcagGTCCACCGACAACCTTAAAACAAAAGCTAAAATTTGGCACCAGTTATATGCTAATGtaactaaattaaacaaaatagagCATGATAATTGTTCACTTGTTCTCAATTTTGTTCACCTTAGAGAACATACTCAAGAACTCGAGAAACCCTAGTAGGCTCTCCTACGTGTGACATGGCATGACCAAAGGCGGTCACGCCTATTTATCGAATGTGCATTCTATAAACTACTGTATCCGGCCCAGGGTCCACCCGTCCTCAATCAGACGATCCATAATCTAATTTGGGTCTAGTTATATTCTAATGTAACTACATTAAACAAAAACCGCATGACAATTATTAACacttttcaaattcaaataacaaAACGACCCAATTACAAGCAGGAAGCATATTTTCTTGAAGAATGCCTAAAGAAGCAAAGTAATCACACTCAAAACACATCTAAGTCAGCCAAATGGCTGAGAAAGATTCAATTACATATTTACGCGCAATGAGGATTAGAAATTCAGAAGACACTCAGAAGAAGTTACCATGTCAAGCTATCAAGTAATTCCAGGCAAACGCAAATAATCTCCAGAAAGTGATTGCTAcaacaaaacaacaacaaaaagaaaacttgAATTTAATAATCAGAGTACCAATTAATAACCAAATGGTGAAAAAGAGGATTGAGAAATGTGGCAGAATTG
Protein-coding sequences here:
- the LOC100782183 gene encoding F-box/FBD/LRR-repeat protein At1g13570, yielding MRREQPRSPCLTDVEPDRISCLPGHVIDQVLSHLSIREAVRTSVLSSKWRYKWATLPILVFDTHCVSVASQDHMIIKNKLLRIIDHVLLLHSGPINKFKLSHRDLIGVTDIDRWTLHLCRKSIKEFVLEIWKGQRYKIHSCLFSCQSLTHLELFNCWLKPPSTFQGFKNLKSLDLQHVTLAQDVFENLISSCPLLERLTLMNFDGFTNLNIDAPNLLFFDIGGKFEDISFENTFQLAVVSIGLYLNFEINQSRLHGGSSNLLKFFVHLPHVQRLEVQSYFLKYLAVGVVPIKLPRPCIDLSYLSIRINFNDLKEISASLCLLRSSPNLQELEILARPEEQTVLLTHTYCWEDVYFSCPVMQLRYVKIDGISGIKPELDFINFLLLHSPVLERMTVKPVANVGLELMKELLRFRRASGQAEIIYLEPS